A part of Larkinella insperata genomic DNA contains:
- a CDS encoding ligand-binding sensor domain-containing protein — MRTRWCILVFCLSWVTAFTQATKNLPSGNSFDSRGPVMHFLDQISVDNGLSQSEVYCILKDSRGYVWFGTQDGLNRYDGYQITHYKHNPFDSTTISHDQIMSMYEDAHGRIWIGTVNGLNRYDPVTGRFWRCNNLLKVKQRRFGLMTVNAITTDRFGTLWLATSLGLKRFIPGAKDRHEVAHYTIESEDDHRAQMVNALLIDARGTLWVGTGNGLAQLPVTKPGAASAQPQEVTIGARSLNQQYKLPDPWVKTLAQDEYGTIWAGTARGVARINPQLKQSEQYPEIDQRTGGQSISSLHVDRYAVLWIGTDQGGIVRYKIASDQHVRYIDGIQEDLFGKKGLKTGYINSIYEGPAQREDVVWIGTHDAGVQLYSRSKNTFRQWPVMTSRQQSSAASLVFAVTTDRLGKLWIGTHEGLIQIDRLTSATQRFRANPTDPHSIGSDRIQCLLEDRRGNFWVGTPEGLYRFDRQRNRFDRYLSGVEKVMTSKGIEKGDGILSLHEDRQGNLWVGGYSSLRRIDARTGQLTAYRHDPKDANSLRAYIVYAIQEDQRGMVWVGTGFGLNKIDLKTGKITHYENNPSDPNSLIGEQVMGFLRDSKGRFWVCSNKGLSQLVWDPSGKERFIHYTERSGLPNELVYGALEDERGRIWMSTNLGLSCFDPEKKQFENYDINDGLTINEFNMNAYHRAADGEMFFGGIGSLVSFRPMRMVRNRHLPRTVLTSFKKFEKPVNVDSLLAQKGAIEILPGENFFSLSFAALDYTNSHKNQYAYMLEGFHDGWIDSGTRRYVSFTNLKPGDYVLKIRGSNSDGLWNEANMLRIPITVLPPFWQTWWFLALLVAVISGTVWLVYNYRVRKKVEHLLELERVTLAENERVRKMAAQDLHDEFGNTITRISMLTEIIKSKLNGHGAEIGPLLTKISDNSNRLYQGTKDFIWAINPEHDNFLEIAIRLKDFGDDVFDRTRITFEAIGITDDLRKAVLPMGTSRHLIFLFKEAMSNTLKHSRATSAQIHFAMLNRRIEVRWKDNGIGIQGSNKSAVGNGLNNIRSRAEKIGGKVDILSVQQEGTTVMFRMDIPHIG, encoded by the coding sequence ATGAGGACTCGTTGGTGCATACTGGTGTTTTGCCTAAGCTGGGTGACGGCATTCACCCAGGCTACTAAAAATTTGCCAAGCGGCAATTCTTTTGACTCCCGCGGGCCGGTGATGCACTTTCTGGACCAGATTTCGGTCGATAACGGCTTATCGCAGAGCGAGGTCTACTGCATTTTGAAAGACAGCCGGGGGTACGTCTGGTTTGGCACGCAGGACGGCCTGAATCGCTACGATGGTTACCAGATTACCCACTACAAGCACAACCCCTTCGACAGCACGACGATTTCCCACGACCAGATCATGTCCATGTACGAGGACGCGCACGGCCGAATCTGGATCGGAACCGTCAACGGGCTAAACCGGTATGACCCCGTGACCGGGCGGTTCTGGCGATGCAATAACTTGCTGAAAGTCAAACAACGTCGGTTTGGCTTAATGACCGTCAATGCCATCACCACCGACCGCTTTGGCACCCTGTGGCTGGCCACCAGTCTGGGCCTGAAGCGCTTTATTCCCGGTGCCAAAGACCGCCATGAAGTGGCGCATTACACGATCGAAAGCGAGGACGACCACCGGGCGCAGATGGTGAACGCGTTGCTGATCGATGCTCGGGGAACGCTGTGGGTTGGAACGGGAAATGGGCTGGCTCAACTGCCCGTTACAAAACCGGGGGCCGCATCGGCGCAGCCGCAGGAGGTCACCATTGGGGCGCGCAGCCTCAACCAGCAGTATAAATTGCCCGATCCCTGGGTAAAAACGCTGGCGCAGGACGAATACGGAACGATCTGGGCCGGAACGGCCCGCGGAGTGGCCCGCATCAACCCCCAACTGAAGCAGTCTGAACAGTATCCGGAAATTGACCAGCGCACGGGCGGTCAGTCCATTAGTTCGCTGCACGTCGACCGGTATGCCGTGCTCTGGATCGGAACGGACCAGGGCGGGATCGTCCGGTACAAAATTGCCAGCGATCAGCACGTTCGCTACATTGACGGAATTCAGGAGGACCTGTTTGGCAAAAAAGGCTTGAAAACCGGCTACATCAACTCGATCTACGAAGGCCCGGCCCAACGGGAAGATGTTGTCTGGATCGGCACGCACGACGCGGGCGTGCAGCTCTACAGCCGTTCCAAAAATACGTTTCGGCAATGGCCCGTTATGACCAGTCGGCAGCAGTCGTCGGCGGCCAGTCTGGTGTTTGCCGTTACCACCGACCGTTTGGGTAAACTCTGGATCGGTACGCACGAAGGACTGATTCAGATCGACCGGCTGACCTCGGCCACGCAACGGTTTCGGGCCAATCCGACGGATCCCCACAGCATCGGCAGCGACCGGATTCAATGCCTGCTGGAAGATCGGCGGGGTAATTTTTGGGTGGGGACCCCGGAGGGATTGTACCGTTTCGACCGCCAGCGGAACCGCTTTGACCGGTATCTGTCAGGCGTCGAAAAAGTGATGACGTCGAAAGGCATCGAAAAAGGCGACGGGATTCTGAGTTTACACGAAGATCGGCAGGGGAATCTCTGGGTCGGCGGTTATTCCAGTTTGCGCCGGATCGACGCCCGAACCGGCCAGCTCACGGCGTACCGTCATGATCCGAAAGACGCCAACAGCCTGCGGGCGTATATTGTGTACGCCATTCAGGAAGACCAGCGGGGCATGGTATGGGTCGGAACGGGGTTTGGCTTAAACAAAATCGACCTGAAAACCGGCAAAATTACCCATTACGAAAACAACCCCAGCGATCCGAACAGCCTCATTGGCGAGCAGGTGATGGGGTTTCTGCGCGACAGCAAAGGCCGGTTTTGGGTGTGCAGCAACAAGGGCCTGAGCCAACTGGTGTGGGACCCGAGCGGAAAAGAACGGTTTATCCATTACACCGAACGGAGCGGTTTGCCGAACGAGCTGGTGTACGGAGCCCTGGAAGACGAGCGGGGCCGCATCTGGATGAGCACCAACCTGGGCCTGTCCTGCTTTGATCCGGAAAAGAAACAGTTTGAAAATTACGACATCAACGACGGTCTGACGATCAACGAATTCAACATGAATGCCTACCACCGGGCCGCGGACGGAGAAATGTTTTTCGGCGGGATTGGTTCGCTGGTGAGTTTCCGACCGATGCGCATGGTTCGGAACCGGCACCTGCCCCGCACGGTCCTGACTTCGTTCAAGAAGTTTGAAAAACCGGTAAACGTGGATAGCCTCCTGGCGCAGAAAGGAGCCATTGAAATTCTGCCCGGTGAAAACTTTTTCTCGCTGTCGTTTGCGGCTCTGGATTATACCAACTCCCACAAAAACCAGTATGCGTACATGCTGGAGGGGTTTCACGACGGCTGGATCGACAGCGGCACGCGCCGGTACGTGAGTTTTACGAATTTGAAGCCCGGCGATTACGTCCTGAAAATTCGCGGATCCAACAGCGACGGGTTGTGGAACGAAGCCAACATGCTCCGGATTCCGATTACGGTGCTGCCGCCTTTCTGGCAAACGTGGTGGTTTCTGGCGCTGCTCGTAGCGGTGATCAGCGGAACCGTCTGGCTGGTTTACAACTACCGCGTTCGGAAAAAAGTGGAACACCTGCTCGAACTGGAACGCGTAACGCTGGCCGAAAACGAGCGGGTTCGGAAAATGGCCGCCCAGGATTTGCACGACGAGTTTGGCAACACGATCACCCGGATTTCGATGCTGACCGAGATCATCAAGAGCAAACTGAACGGCCATGGAGCCGAGATTGGGCCCCTGCTGACCAAAATCAGCGACAACAGCAACCGGCTCTACCAGGGAACCAAAGATTTCATCTGGGCGATCAACCCCGAACACGATAATTTTCTGGAAATCGCCATCCGCCTGAAAGACTTCGGCGACGACGTATTCGACCGGACCCGCATCACCTTCGAAGCCATCGGCATCACCGACGATCTGCGGAAAGCTGTGTTACCGATGGGAACGAGCCGCCACCTGATTTTTCTGTTCAAGGAAGCCATGAGCAACACGCTGAAACACTCCCGGGCCACCAGCGCGCAGATTCACTTCGCCATGCTGAACCGGCGGATCGAAGTGCGGTGGAAGGATAACGGTATTGGAATTCAGGGTAGTAACAAATCCGCCGTGGGCAACGGGTTAAACAACATTCGCAGCCGGGCCGAGAAGATTGGCGGCAAAGTGGATATCTTATCCGTCCAGCAGGAGGGAACCACCGTGATGTTTCGAATGGACATCCCGCACATTGGGTGA
- a CDS encoding SusC/RagA family TonB-linked outer membrane protein, with translation MKLRLLGGIMLWLLSYQDGVAQTRTVSGTVRSASDRAPMPGVTIGIKGTTQGGTTDGNGAFRIANVPPEATLVFSFIGFTTQEVAVGNRTTIDITLEESTAILNEVVVTASAIEREKKTLGYAVTNVKGDELIRANESNMLRALQGRVPGVQISSASGAAGGATRVVIRGAQSFNGNNQPLYVVDGIIVSNNNTTTQIINGNGTPSAVGGGDLNNGVDITNRAADIDPNNIESVSILKGPAAAALYGSQAASGVIIITTKNRSKSVTDKPQVSLNSSVTFENPLRLPDFQNTFGAGFNGVYDLFDAGNISYGPKIEGQKVPNWHTYGLYSLGQQEAPDSIPLTAKPNNVRNFFKTGVTLNNSFSVRNNNGTSNYILTVTDVNTKSMIPNTNYRRTAVNVGAGTRFFNNKVSANLSATFTRSGGDRGVQGQGRSNILQTIYNTPRDIEITDQKDYNDPRYNLEGYYLAGFRNNPYWLLDNNLLKDNVNRFFGNAQITYDPVPWLNLTYRIGTDMYSDLRKQTFAQGTIANVGGRYVEDNTNFQSLLSDLIVTFNRDLNPSLNLKVILGHNLQDYNTTRGVYDGQPLVVPGFYDLSNASTIVTTRVDSRTRLYGIYGDAQLSYKDYLFLDVTGRNDYSSTLPAKNRSFFYPGASVSFIPTSAFLSLRNTPISYAKVRANIAQVGKVANAYQVVPVFSRTTITDGFQGSYQFPLNGVPGFSVGNIRGNPDLRSELTTSWEIGTEILFFNNRLGIDFTYYHSKSGQQIVNVPISSTSGFLAQTLNAGAMTNKGIELLLTGTPVKSTSGFRWDVSLNFTRNRNKVTELYNPLAPVNLGGLSSPGLQARLGEPYGTFFGSKMLRDPQGRVVINPNTGRPLADPVLQVLGNVQPDFAAGLSNTVSYKGLTFNALVDTRQGGKFFSQTAGLGQFGGFTKETTYNDRQPFVYPNSVIQNQDGSFTPNTTIKTDGGFEYWSTVSNFGENTLYDASFVKLREMSLSYALPKSLIGKTPFSIIQLSVIGRNLLLWTPRSQPNVDPEVSSFGTGNTQGYEFLAYPATRSYGASLKLVL, from the coding sequence ATGAAATTAAGACTACTAGGGGGAATCATGCTGTGGCTGCTGAGCTATCAGGATGGGGTAGCGCAAACCCGAACGGTGTCCGGAACGGTTCGGAGTGCGTCGGACAGAGCACCGATGCCCGGCGTAACAATCGGGATCAAAGGCACCACGCAGGGAGGCACCACCGACGGAAACGGCGCTTTCCGGATTGCGAACGTGCCGCCGGAGGCAACGCTGGTTTTTTCATTCATCGGCTTTACCACGCAGGAAGTGGCGGTTGGGAATCGCACGACTATTGACATTACGCTGGAAGAAAGTACGGCCATCCTCAATGAAGTTGTCGTGACGGCGTCGGCCATTGAGCGGGAGAAAAAAACGCTTGGTTACGCAGTCACCAACGTCAAGGGCGATGAGCTGATCCGGGCCAACGAGTCGAACATGCTGCGGGCGTTGCAGGGGCGCGTCCCGGGCGTGCAGATTTCGAGCGCATCGGGGGCCGCCGGGGGCGCAACCCGCGTCGTGATTCGGGGGGCGCAGTCGTTTAACGGCAACAACCAGCCGCTGTACGTGGTCGACGGGATCATCGTCAGCAACAACAACACAACCACCCAAATCATCAACGGCAACGGAACTCCCTCCGCCGTGGGGGGGGGCGACCTGAATAACGGAGTGGACATCACCAACCGGGCCGCCGACATTGACCCCAACAACATCGAGTCGGTATCGATCCTGAAAGGGCCAGCCGCGGCCGCGCTTTACGGCTCGCAGGCGGCTTCGGGCGTGATCATCATCACCACCAAAAACCGGAGCAAATCCGTCACGGACAAGCCGCAGGTGAGTTTGAACAGTTCGGTGACGTTTGAAAACCCGCTGCGGCTGCCCGATTTCCAGAACACGTTCGGTGCCGGTTTCAACGGTGTTTACGACCTCTTCGACGCGGGAAACATCAGTTATGGCCCTAAAATAGAAGGACAGAAGGTGCCCAACTGGCATACCTACGGGTTGTATTCGCTCGGCCAGCAGGAAGCGCCCGACTCAATTCCGCTGACGGCCAAGCCCAACAACGTCCGCAATTTTTTCAAAACCGGGGTGACGCTCAACAACTCGTTTTCGGTTCGGAACAACAACGGCACGTCAAATTACATCCTGACGGTGACGGACGTAAACACGAAATCCATGATTCCGAACACAAATTACCGCCGGACCGCCGTGAACGTGGGGGCCGGAACGCGGTTTTTCAACAACAAGGTTTCGGCAAATCTATCGGCGACCTTCACCCGTTCTGGGGGAGATCGGGGGGTGCAGGGTCAGGGCCGGTCTAATATCCTGCAAACGATCTACAACACCCCGCGCGACATCGAGATTACCGATCAGAAAGACTACAACGACCCCCGCTACAACCTGGAAGGCTATTACCTGGCCGGTTTCCGGAATAACCCGTACTGGTTGCTGGATAATAACCTGCTGAAAGACAACGTAAACCGCTTTTTCGGCAATGCACAGATAACCTACGACCCCGTGCCGTGGCTTAATCTGACGTACCGGATCGGGACGGATATGTACTCCGATTTACGCAAACAGACTTTTGCCCAGGGCACAATCGCGAACGTCGGGGGGCGGTATGTGGAAGACAACACCAACTTCCAGAGCCTGCTGTCGGACCTCATCGTTACTTTCAACCGCGACCTGAATCCGTCCCTCAACCTGAAAGTGATTCTGGGCCATAACCTGCAGGATTACAACACCACACGGGGAGTTTACGACGGGCAGCCGCTGGTGGTGCCGGGTTTTTACGACCTCAGTAACGCCAGCACGATTGTCACCACGCGGGTTGATTCGCGGACGCGGCTGTACGGTATTTACGGCGATGCGCAGTTGTCGTACAAGGATTATCTGTTTCTGGACGTAACGGGCCGGAACGATTACTCGTCGACGCTGCCGGCGAAAAACCGCTCGTTTTTTTACCCGGGCGCCAGCGTCAGTTTCATTCCGACGTCGGCTTTTCTAAGTTTAAGAAATACGCCTATTAGTTACGCCAAAGTACGGGCCAATATCGCGCAGGTGGGTAAAGTGGCCAATGCGTACCAGGTCGTACCGGTTTTTTCGCGCACCACCATCACCGACGGTTTTCAGGGGTCTTACCAGTTTCCGCTCAACGGAGTACCCGGCTTTTCGGTCGGCAACATTCGCGGAAATCCGGATTTGCGGTCGGAGCTGACAACATCCTGGGAAATTGGAACGGAAATTCTGTTTTTCAACAACCGGTTGGGAATTGATTTCACCTATTACCATTCCAAAAGCGGCCAGCAGATCGTCAACGTACCCATTTCCAGCACCTCCGGTTTTCTGGCCCAGACGCTGAACGCGGGCGCAATGACCAACAAAGGCATTGAGTTGTTGTTGACCGGAACGCCGGTGAAATCAACGTCGGGCTTCCGCTGGGATGTATCGTTGAACTTTACCCGAAACCGCAACAAGGTAACCGAGTTGTATAACCCCCTGGCGCCGGTCAACCTGGGCGGTCTGTCTTCGCCGGGTTTGCAGGCCCGCCTGGGCGAACCGTACGGGACTTTCTTCGGTAGTAAAATGCTGCGGGATCCGCAGGGGCGCGTGGTGATCAATCCCAACACGGGCCGGCCGCTGGCTGATCCGGTCTTGCAGGTGCTGGGCAACGTTCAACCTGATTTTGCGGCTGGCTTGAGCAATACGGTTTCGTACAAAGGATTGACCTTCAACGCGCTGGTCGATACGCGGCAGGGTGGAAAATTCTTCTCCCAGACGGCTGGGCTGGGGCAGTTTGGCGGTTTTACCAAAGAAACGACCTACAACGACCGGCAGCCGTTCGTCTACCCCAATTCTGTCATTCAGAATCAGGACGGCTCCTTTACGCCCAACACCACCATCAAAACCGACGGCGGTTTCGAATACTGGTCGACGGTGTCCAATTTCGGGGAAAACACGCTCTACGATGCCTCGTTCGTCAAACTTCGCGAAATGAGCCTGAGTTATGCCCTGCCGAAATCGCTGATTGGGAAAACCCCGTTCTCAATCATTCAGCTTTCGGTGATTGGCCGGAATCTGCTGCTCTGGACGCCCAGATCGCAACCCAACGTCGACCCGGAAGTAAGTTCATTCGGGACCGGCAACACCCAGGGCTACGAGTTCCTGGCCTATCCCGCGACCCGGAGCTACGGGGCCAGCCTGAAACTAGTGTTATAA
- the tamL gene encoding translocation and assembly module lipoprotein TamL, translating into MNCELRRIGRNLTFGTRNSFVALLFLGLLTWLSGCVSSDKLQKNQYLLYSQTVRGNRTIQSYDLESLIPQRPNRRLLRLPLTPSLWVYQLGSRTYDKAAAQRELEAKRKEYDQFVAQPDSTRAYRKKLKRYNRQLGRLNRRVDEGNWVMRSLGEPPAYYYETDAQANAQKMQRFLYNKGFLRGKVGYTADSSTALGRRVRVTYNIAENTPFLLNQITYQIPDPRVDSIVRSTLDRFSILKKGDRYDADNVEAERIRIEDLLRNNGYYSFTRQYIPLPLDVLDLDTARTDSADLTPHRLNMWVKIVNPPGQPRHPVYKIGEVEVRVLRAEDRASADTVSHNGIRFYLGRQQYSMRLLDSRIFLRPDSLYRLKNYQDTQRQLFLLNQFSFANISFLDTTARRLRTRISLIPIDKYEITTEGGIFVLYQGQGYPGPFGNLSFRIHNIFGGLGTFETAARYGIEATTGFIPNSSIGISQEFGLNTSLIFPHILFPGKVRFKFNRLNPRTQISLGYNYTKRPEYGRQLLRAAMSYNWLKNTNHQYNFFIADINYLNATIYRDGNGQSAFLDYLDRQAAAGSTIKNSFLNSFASNVGFVYTYNTNILGQNRRANFLRVSLESGGTTLNLFSPSQLQNIFRTTDTSGLQYYKYLRGNIDYRHYVPLRPKTTLAFRFNTGLVYGYGVNRTAPYEKLFFAGGSSSVRAWLPRRLGAGSAIPYTVPVLDPKDRLIPDFKRDRRNPEQSTGQFRYDFEQPGDILLEASAELRTHLFRLGGDINGAFFVDAGNVWTLRDNENRVGENFQFRKPGNGPYNRSFLQQIAVGTGIGLRIDFSFFIIRFDGAIKVYDPARYFVYAPDRNGYILPGKQPDDIIDERFILSKFRFDKMFRGVNPLVINFGIGYPF; encoded by the coding sequence ATGAATTGCGAATTACGGAGAATCGGCCGTAATCTGACGTTCGGAACGCGTAATTCATTCGTTGCCCTCCTTTTTTTAGGCCTACTGACCTGGTTATCAGGTTGCGTTAGTTCGGATAAGTTACAAAAAAATCAGTACCTGCTCTACAGCCAGACGGTACGCGGCAATCGGACGATCCAGAGCTACGACCTCGAATCCCTGATTCCGCAGCGCCCCAACCGCCGGTTGCTCCGTTTGCCACTTACGCCCTCCCTCTGGGTTTATCAGTTGGGCTCGCGCACCTACGACAAGGCAGCCGCTCAACGCGAGCTGGAGGCCAAACGGAAGGAGTACGATCAATTCGTTGCCCAACCCGACTCAACCCGGGCGTACCGAAAAAAATTAAAACGCTATAACCGCCAGCTCGGACGACTGAACCGGCGGGTGGACGAAGGCAACTGGGTGATGCGCTCGCTGGGTGAGCCCCCCGCCTATTACTACGAAACCGACGCCCAGGCCAATGCTCAGAAAATGCAGCGGTTTCTGTACAACAAAGGTTTTTTACGCGGCAAAGTGGGCTATACCGCTGACAGCAGCACGGCGCTCGGACGGCGGGTTCGGGTAACGTATAACATTGCCGAAAATACCCCATTTCTCCTCAACCAGATCACGTACCAGATCCCCGATCCGCGGGTTGACTCCATCGTCCGGTCCACGCTCGACCGGTTTTCCATCCTGAAAAAAGGCGACCGTTACGATGCCGACAACGTGGAAGCCGAGCGCATCCGGATTGAGGACTTGTTACGAAACAACGGCTATTACAGCTTCACGCGGCAGTACATTCCCCTTCCTCTGGATGTACTCGATCTGGACACCGCCCGAACCGACAGCGCCGATCTCACCCCCCACCGGCTCAACATGTGGGTCAAGATTGTCAACCCGCCCGGCCAACCCCGCCACCCGGTTTATAAAATTGGGGAGGTAGAAGTTCGGGTACTGCGGGCCGAAGACCGCGCTTCGGCAGACACGGTTTCGCACAACGGCATCCGGTTTTACCTGGGTCGTCAGCAGTACTCCATGCGCCTGCTCGACAGCCGGATTTTTCTGCGGCCCGACAGCCTGTACCGGCTTAAAAACTACCAGGACACCCAGCGCCAGTTGTTTCTGCTGAACCAGTTCAGTTTTGCCAACATCAGCTTTCTGGATACAACCGCCCGCCGGTTGCGGACCCGCATCAGCCTGATTCCCATTGATAAATATGAAATAACAACGGAGGGCGGGATATTCGTCTTATACCAGGGGCAGGGTTATCCGGGGCCTTTTGGCAATCTTTCGTTCCGTATTCACAATATTTTCGGGGGCCTGGGCACGTTTGAGACGGCGGCCCGGTACGGTATTGAAGCCACAACCGGTTTTATTCCGAACAGTTCCATCGGAATTTCGCAGGAGTTTGGGCTCAATACATCCTTGATTTTTCCTCATATTCTGTTCCCGGGTAAAGTTCGTTTTAAATTCAACCGGCTTAACCCCCGCACCCAAATCAGTTTGGGCTATAATTATACCAAACGTCCAGAGTACGGGCGACAACTTCTAAGAGCGGCCATGTCATACAACTGGCTGAAAAACACGAATCATCAGTACAACTTTTTTATAGCGGATATTAACTATTTAAACGCTACCATTTATCGAGATGGCAATGGACAGTCTGCTTTTCTAGATTATCTTGACCGGCAGGCTGCAGCCGGAAGTACCATAAAAAACAGCTTTCTGAACTCTTTTGCTTCTAACGTTGGCTTTGTTTATACGTATAACACCAACATTCTGGGCCAAAACCGACGCGCCAATTTTCTGCGCGTTTCTCTCGAATCAGGCGGTACAACGCTGAATCTATTCAGCCCGTCACAGCTTCAAAATATCTTCCGGACTACGGATACAAGTGGTCTGCAATATTATAAATACCTGCGGGGAAATATCGACTATCGGCATTACGTTCCGTTGCGCCCTAAAACAACGCTGGCTTTTCGTTTTAATACCGGATTGGTGTATGGGTACGGGGTTAACAGAACGGCTCCTTACGAAAAGCTGTTTTTTGCCGGTGGTAGTAGCAGTGTTCGTGCCTGGCTTCCCCGGCGGCTTGGAGCCGGTTCGGCAATACCTTATACGGTTCCGGTTCTTGACCCTAAAGACAGACTGATTCCGGATTTTAAAAGAGACCGGAGAAACCCCGAACAGTCAACAGGGCAGTTCCGATATGACTTTGAACAGCCCGGCGATATTTTGCTCGAAGCCTCGGCGGAGTTACGGACGCATTTGTTCCGTTTGGGCGGAGACATCAACGGCGCTTTTTTTGTTGACGCCGGAAACGTCTGGACCTTGCGCGACAATGAAAACCGGGTGGGTGAAAATTTCCAGTTCCGGAAGCCCGGCAACGGTCCATACAACCGCAGCTTTTTACAGCAAATTGCCGTTGGTACCGGGATTGGCCTGCGCATCGACTTTTCGTTTTTCATCATTCGGTTTGACGGTGCCATTAAAGTTTACGATCCGGCCCGTTATTTCGTTTATGCCCCTGATCGAAACGGGTATATTCTACCGGGTAAACAGCCCGACGATATCATCGACGAACGGTTCATCCTGTCCAAGTTTCGCTTCGATAAGATGTTTCGGGGTGTTAACCCGCTCGTTATTAATTTTGGAATTGGTTATCCGTTCTGA
- a CDS encoding response regulator, with protein MNGIQLMRSPQTIRICIVEDDNLIRDGFALLINSTYGFKIVNTYYRCEDAIKNIHSDAPDVVLMDIELPGMNGIEGIAKIKKLRPKTNIIVVTVYENDELVFKALCAGAGGYLTKNMQPGRLLEAIRDIQDGGAPMSTNIARMVVASFQKNRNSPLTARETEVLELLSKGKSYTTIAEQLFVDKETIRTHIKNIYWKLEVHSKAEAIEKAIKERLI; from the coding sequence ATGAATGGAATTCAACTTATGCGCAGTCCGCAGACGATACGAATATGCATTGTGGAGGACGATAACCTGATTCGGGACGGATTTGCGCTACTGATCAACAGTACCTACGGCTTCAAGATCGTCAATACGTACTATCGTTGTGAGGATGCCATCAAGAACATCCATTCCGACGCGCCCGACGTGGTCCTGATGGACATCGAGTTGCCGGGCATGAACGGCATCGAAGGCATTGCCAAAATCAAGAAGCTCCGTCCCAAAACCAATATCATTGTTGTAACGGTCTACGAAAACGACGAACTGGTGTTCAAGGCTCTGTGCGCCGGAGCGGGCGGCTACCTGACCAAAAACATGCAACCCGGCCGCCTGCTGGAAGCCATCCGCGACATTCAGGATGGGGGCGCGCCTATGAGTACCAACATCGCCCGGATGGTCGTCGCGTCGTTTCAGAAAAATCGGAACTCTCCGCTGACCGCCCGCGAAACCGAGGTGCTGGAACTGCTGTCGAAAGGCAAAAGTTACACGACCATTGCCGAACAGTTGTTTGTTGACAAGGAAACCATTCGAACGCACATCAAAAATATTTACTGGAAACTGGAGGTTCACTCCAAGGCGGAAGCCATTGAAAAAGCCATCAAAGAACGGCTGATCTAA
- a CDS encoding TrmH family RNA methyltransferase — protein sequence MLSKSLSKYIQSLHQKKYRHEHGAFLVEGAINVLELCASDYSIEWLLTTESFYKENARLLDKQRVRLEMVTADDLRRVGSLVANDACLAVAKTKENRILVADADEFALVLDDIRDPGNLGTILRIADWYGIRKLICSQSTADVYNPKVISASKGSFTRVEWYYCDLNGYMSDLAGVPVYGAFLEGADVHTQTFGASGYIVMGNEANGISREVERFVNQRITIPRYGQAESLNVGIATAVICDNLRRSMGRK from the coding sequence ATGCTTTCAAAATCACTTAGCAAATATATTCAGTCGCTGCACCAGAAAAAATACCGACACGAACACGGTGCCTTTCTGGTAGAAGGGGCCATCAACGTCCTTGAACTCTGCGCGTCGGATTATTCCATCGAATGGTTGCTGACAACCGAGTCGTTTTACAAAGAAAACGCCCGGCTGCTGGATAAACAACGGGTACGGCTCGAAATGGTTACGGCCGACGACCTCCGGCGGGTGGGTTCGCTGGTGGCCAACGACGCCTGCCTGGCTGTTGCCAAAACGAAGGAAAACCGCATTTTAGTGGCCGACGCCGATGAATTTGCGCTGGTGCTGGACGATATACGCGACCCCGGAAATCTGGGTACCATCCTGCGCATTGCCGACTGGTACGGGATTCGGAAACTAATTTGCTCGCAGTCAACGGCCGACGTTTACAATCCGAAAGTGATCTCGGCCAGCAAAGGCTCCTTTACGCGGGTGGAGTGGTACTACTGCGATCTGAACGGTTACATGAGCGACTTGGCCGGTGTGCCGGTTTACGGCGCTTTTCTGGAGGGGGCCGATGTGCACACCCAAACTTTCGGGGCGTCGGGGTATATCGTGATGGGCAACGAAGCCAACGGAATTAGCCGTGAAGTGGAACGGTTTGTAAACCAGCGGATAACCATTCCGCGGTATGGGCAGGCGGAGTCGTTGAACGTGGGCATCGCTACGGCGGTGATCTGCGATAACCTGCGCCGGTCGATGGGGCGTAAATAA